GAATAAAATGACCACGAAAATTCCGAGAGATAACGCTAAACTCCAAGAATTATCGAAATAGTATCACCTTCTACAAGATCATATCCTCTTCATACAAAATCGTAAAGTCTCGAAAACTTCAGTTTCGAAAAATTCCTGGAATATGACGTCATTTTCAAGATGTGGAAATTTCTCCTCTTGTCGTATATATACAGGTTTCTCCCATCAAAAGTACCAAAATTGCACTTGAGTGAGAAATGTGCGTATAGTTCAGCCGTTTGACCGCTAGAGGCAATAATTTTTGGAACTCATTTTTGGCTGAATGTTTCCCATGCTCATCGGCGACTATCATATTGAATacgatattttcgatattggCAAATCTCAAATGTGTGCGTCATCAGCTGATTGCGTACTATCAGCTACGTaaccaaaagaaaaaaattcattgttaGTGCAACGATCTGTTTATTGTGCGTGTTTGTGATTGAATCAACGGCTATTCCAAATAGCGGTGtcaattatacaatataaattgaaatgtacaattttaatgtCATTGCATATCTAATCAGTAGAAgagtttaatataaaatgcgtttatattttgttatatacacgattatttctttatcttgcTTTCTATCTGTAAAGTCGTGGCATTctagaaataaacaaatatctcCCGTTATACttggtaattatttttcattatatgaAGTAATTTCGTAATGCATTATTTtgaacattgaaattaatataattattgtattaaaagTTCCAGGCGATGGTGGCAGTCAAGTGGAAGCAAAAATCAACAAAACCACAGTGGTGCATTATTTATGTGAGAAAGTTTCtactgaatattttaatatctggttaaatttagaattacTTGTACCAGTCATCATAGACTGCTGGGTAATTGTTgtcatattttgtatttcttatacttttaatagtatataacaaattatttatttattatatctactGTATCATCCTAGATTGACAATATGAAATTAACTTATGACAATATTACAAGAACAACAAGAAATCAAGATGGTGTTGATATACGTATACCAGGTTGGGGTGATCCATTTGTTGTTGAATATTTAGATCCAAGTAAAGCTTCTCCTGGAGCATACTTTAAAGACATTGGTAACATGCTAGTGAATCAACTTGGATACGTCAGAAATCATTCTTTACGTGGTGCACCTTATGATTTTAGAAAAGCACCTAGTatgtataattcattattaaaatatatgttacataGTTGTGCTtgatatcattatattttaattttaccatgATTCAAAGAGAAAATCTTTACCTCTTTTTttagatgaaaatgaaatgtttttcaatAGATTGAAAGATTTGGTTGAAGAaacatataacaataataatcaaGTCCCTGTAACATTACTAGCACACAGTATGGGTGGACCAATGTCACTTATATTCTTACAACGTCAATCTCAGAAGTGGAAGGATAAATACATCAATTGTCTGATTACTCTTTCAGCTGTTTGGGGTGGCAGTGTTAAAGCACTTAAAGTCTTTGCAGTTGGTATGAAGTACGCATAATATATATgcatgttatatatataaacaattatacttttattattcctCTTTTGTAGGAGATGATTTAGGCGCATATCTTTTACGCCAAAGTATTCTGAAAGATGAACAGATAACTAGTCCTAGCTTAGGGTGGTTATTGCCATCAAGATTATTCTGGAAAGACACAGAAATATTGGTACAGTCAGAACGAAAGAACTACACATTACTCACATTACAAGATTATCTAATGTAAGATATACTATATACgataattaatgatttatgtaattactagtattaataatatttcaatagttttcttatgttattaaaaatgatatttattaaatcttgtAGAGATATAAATGTTCCAAATGGTTGGGAATTTAggaaagataatgaaaaatatcaattagaTTTTACTGCTCCAGAGGTTGAGGTTCATTGTTTGTATGGAAGTGGTATAGATACAGTAGAAAAGTATGTTAATTCTATTCTTATCATCAGTTTAATAGCAATTTACAAGCTTTGTTGGAtgtttacatataaattattcctaGGTTATATTATAAGCCTGGTATATCAATAGAAGGAACTCCTCAGTTAATTCCCGGTGATGGTGATGGTACTGTAAATTTAAGAAGTTTAGAGGGTTGTAAGTATTGGCAGGGTAAGCAAAAACGGAAAGTTTATTCTCAAGTCTTCCCTGGTGTAAATCACATGGAAATTCTTAACAATAGTtctgtattaaattatattaaaattcttctaaaag
The nucleotide sequence above comes from Bombus pyrosoma isolate SC7728 linkage group LG1, ASM1482585v1, whole genome shotgun sequence. Encoded proteins:
- the LOC122567773 gene encoding phospholipase A2 group XV-like — encoded protein: MRLYFVIYTIISLSCFLSVKSWHSRNKQISPVILVPGDGGSQVEAKINKTTVVHYLCEKVSTEYFNIWLNLELLVPVIIDCWIDNMKLTYDNITRTTRNQDGVDIRIPGWGDPFVVEYLDPSKASPGAYFKDIGNMLVNQLGYVRNHSLRGAPYDFRKAPNENEMFFNRLKDLVEETYNNNNQVPVTLLAHSMGGPMSLIFLQRQSQKWKDKYINCLITLSAVWGGSVKALKVFAVGDDLGAYLLRQSILKDEQITSPSLGWLLPSRLFWKDTEILVQSERKNYTLLTLQDYLIDINVPNGWEFRKDNEKYQLDFTAPEVEVHCLYGSGIDTVEKLYYKPGISIEGTPQLIPGDGDGTVNLRSLEGCKYWQGKQKRKVYSQVFPGVNHMEILNNSSVLNYIKILLKV